The nucleotide window ATCGCCGCTGACATAGAGGGTCGGGCCTGGTTTGCCGGCAGCCGGCGGCCCGCCGATGATGGCGCCGTCCAACACCTCCACAGTGCTGCCGCCGAACCGTGCCGCCAATGCCTGCATGGTTTTCGGCGCAATCGCGTTGAGGTCGATGAAGGGCGGTGGCGCTTGCAGCCCCGACGATATCTCCGCGACAAGCTCGGCAACGCCTATCGCTTCGGCCGGCGGAACGATCGACAGGATGAGCGCGGCCTTCGCCAGACCCTGCCTGCCGACCGGCACCATGCCGGCTGCCGCAGCCCGCGCGATCGTCCGTTCGCTGCGGCCTTCGAGACAGGTCAGCACCGTGGCGCCATGGTCGATCAGCCGTTTGGCGACAGCGCTCCCCATCGCGCCCGCTCCGATGATTGCAAAATCCGACATGTGAACCTCATGGTGTGACGGTATCGCATGAGAGCTATGGCCGATCGGGCCGCCGTCAACTGCGACAAACCGGCAGAACTCTAGTCTTGAAAGGGCGTTTCCGTTCGGTCCGCAGATGGGTCGTTGCGCCTTCTGTTTGATTTTGGTCAAAGCAGACACGGTCGATAGGGGTATGATCGGGTCGGCGATTGTATTCCAGGATAGAGATTTGAATGTATCGAACGATCATCTGCGGCATCGGCATGGGTTCCAGGCAAACGGCAAACCGTCTCCTGCGCCGGGCGGCGGCGCTGGTGGAGGACGGCGGAAACATCGTCGTCATGCACGTCATCGAAAATATCCCGCACCGTCACCTGACGGAGCTTCCCGAGGAATTCGAAACGACAGCCATTGCCGAGGCGGAAAGGAAACTTGCAGCGTTCTGCAAGGAACTCGGGATTCCGGCGACAATCGAGGTTCGCGTCGGCGTTGCCGCCTCCCTGCTCGTCGCCGTCGCCAGGGAGATGTCGGCCGATCTTATTCTGCTGTCATCGCATGTGAGCGATATCACCGACTACGTCTTCTCTTCGATCGTCGACAAGGTGGTGCGCCACGCCGGATGCTCGGTTCTCATCGATCGGCGGGTCGATCGCAGGCACTCCGGCTCGGAGGCGCAAGCGGAAGACACAGCGCTGCTCTAATCCAATGCGGCCTCCCCTCCCCTGCGGCGGCCGAAGAGCCTATATCTCTGGTAAGCCAACCGGCAGTACCGACTGCCTTGACCGGAGATATGCATGAGCCAGGATCCCTATGAGCTTCTGGGCGTGAAACGGGATGCGACGCAGAAGGATATTCAAAGCGCATTCCGCAAGCTCGCCAAGAAACTTCACCCCGACCTTAACCCCGGTGACAAAAAGGCCGAGGAACGGTTCAAGGAAATTTCGACCGCCTACGAGATCCTGAGCGATGAGGAAAAACGCGGGCGCTTCGATCGCGGCGAGATCGATATGACCGGCGCCGATCGGGCGCAGCGGAGTTATTACCGCGACTATGCCTCGGCGAGCGATTCCGGCAATCCCTACCGCAACAGTTCCGGCTTTGCCGATTTCGCCGATGCCGACAATTCCTTTGCCAATTTCTTTTCGCGCCGCGCCGGCGGCGGCAGGATGCGCAGCCATGGCCAGGATCGGCGTTTCGCCATGGAGGTCGATTTTCTCGAGGCCGTCAACGGCACCCGAACCGAGATCAAGCTGCCGGACGGGCCGCAGCTCGATGTGCAGATCCCGCCCGGAACCCGCGACGGCCAGACCTTGCGGCTGCGCGGCAAGGGCGAGCCGGGCATTGGAGGCGGGCCGCCGGGCGATGCCCTCATCGAAATCCGCGTGAGTCCTCACCGTTTCTTCACCCGCGACGGCGACGACATCCGCCTGGAACTGCCGATCTCGCTTGGCGAGGCGGTGCTCGGCGGCAAGGTCCGCGTGCCGACACCGTCGGGTCCTGTCAATCTGACGCTGCCCCCGCACTCGAATACCGGCAAGGTCCTGCGTCTCAAAGGGAAGGGGGCTGCCACCCGCGGCGGCGGGCACGGCGACGTCTATGTCGCCCTGAAGATCATGCTGCCCGACAAGCCCGACGAACGGCTGGCGGCCCTGATGAAAGAATGGGCGACGGCAAATCCATACGATCCGAGGAAGAACATGGAGGCCTGATCATGGATGATCTCGAATTCCGTCTTTGCTTGAAAATCGATGTCGTCCAGCTCGATCTCTGGATCGAACAGGGCTGGCTGATCCCGGAGATGTCGGACGAAGGGCGTCAGTTTCACGACGCCGACGTCGCGCGCGCCCGGCTCATCCTGGACCTGATGGGTGACATGGGCGTCAACGAAGCCGGCGTCGATGTCGTCATGGACCTGGTCGACCAGTTGCACGGCCTGCGGGGAACGATGGAAAGGCTGGTGGCTGCCATCAGCAGGCAGGAGCGGGATGTTCAGCGCCGGCTCCTCGAGAGCCTCGAGGATATCGACCGGTTTTGAACGATCGCCGGCGGGCCTTACCTCAGGTGGTGAACCAGTAGCGAACGATGTGGAAGAACAGCGGTGCGGCGAAGGTGATGGAATCCAGCCGGTCGAGCACGCCGCCATGGCCTTCGATTACATAGCCCCAGTCCTTGGCATTGAGATCGCGCTTGATCGCCGACAGCACGAAGCCGCCGAAGAAGCCGGCAACGACGATGACGGTGCTGACGGCCGCGGCCTGCAGCGGCGAGAACGGTGTCAGGCGATAAAGCAGCGTTCCGACAAGGATGGCCGAGGCACCGCCGCCGATCAGGCCTTCCAGTGTTTTCGACGGGCTGATGTTCGGCGAGAAGCGGTGCTTTCCGAGAAGCTTGCCCCAGACATACTGGAAGACGTCGCTGAGCTGCACGACGATGACGAGATAGACGAGAAGAAGTGCCGACGGTGTGCCGGTCTGCAGCATCAGCAGCGCCGGCGCGTGGCTGATCGAATAGACCGTCAGCATCAGGCCCCATTGCACCCTGGCGCTGCGCGCCAGGAATTCGTTGACGTCGCCGGTCAGGGTCGCCACCGCCGGCAGGATCAGGAAGGCGTAAACCGGGATGAAGATCGCAAAAAGGCCGTACCATAGCGTTCCGAGCAGCACATAGTGCACCGGCAGGACAACGAAGAAGGAGAGGAACAATGCCAGGTGGTCGCCGCGCCGCGACGGTGTCAGCGTCCAGAATTCGCGAAGCGCCATGAAGGAGAGGAAGGCGAACAGGATGACCACCGCCGTATCGCCGAGCAGGATCGCGCCGCCGAATATGGCGACCATGATCCACCAGGAGCGGATACGGGCGTTGAGGTTGTGGACGGTGGCGACGGAGCCGGGCTCGGTCGCGCGCCGCTGCAGGATGAAGCCGATGGCCGAGGCGACGGCAAGCAGGCCGAGGATGGCGGCAAGTACCAGGGCAAACAGGCTGGTCATCTGGCGGCCCCTCCGTCTGCGAGCTCGATGACCGCGGCCCGGGCGCGGGCCAGGAAGGCATTCTTTTCCTCGCCGGGTTCGACGCGCAGCGGCTTGCCGAAACGCGCCGTGCAGGTGATCGGCACGATGAGCCAGCTTCCTTTCGGCAGGATGCGCTGCAGATTGTCGAGATGGATCGGTATGAGATCGACATCGGGAAAACGGCAGGCCAGGCGATAGATGCCGCTGCGGAACGGGGCGATCTCTTCGGTGGCGCTTCTCGTGCCTTCGGGAAAAATCAGGATCGAACGCCCCTCTTCGAGCAGGCGCTCGAGGGGCTCCAGCGGGTTGCTGTCCGGCAGAGGCTTGCGGTCGATCAGCACGGCGCGCAAGCCTTTCTCGGCGATAAAACGGCGAAAGGCGCTGGTTCCCCAATAGTCGCGCGCCGCCACCGGATGGGTCAGCCGCCGCACCTGATACGGCAGGGCGGCCATGACGGCGACCGTATCGACATGGCTGTTGTGATTGGCGAAATAGATGCGGCGGCGCGTATCGGGCGAACAGCCCCGCCACTCGCTTCGGGCGCCGACCATGATACGGACGAACAGCACGAGAAGACGACGGATAACAGGGATCATGGTCTCTCCAGCGAACGGGCAAGCGTTATCGTGCGCGTGACGCAGGTGATGAGGCTGCCGGCCGCGATGATGGCGGAGGTCAGGATCAGCGACCGATGGCTGGCAAAGACCAGCGTCTCGACACTCTGGGCAACGAGGCCGGCGGTCAACACCGCCATGCGGCGCTGCTTGGCCATGATGCCGCTGAAGTCCTGGGCAAGACCCACCGATCCTCCGAAGACCCTGATATAGGCGGTGAGTGCGGCGAGCAGCGCAGCAAGCCAGCCAAGCCAGGCAAAGCCGCAGGCATAACCGGCCGCGACGAGCAGCAGGCTGTCGGCGATCCGGTCGGGGAATTCGTTATAGATCGGCCCGCTCTTGGTTTTCTTGCCGCCTTCGATTGCGACCATGCCGTCGAGCAGGTTGCAGACGAGCCGCAGCTGCACCGAGATCGCGGCACCGATCATGGCGATTGGGTGCGTTGTGAGCAGGATCAGCGCCGCGCCGATGCCGGCAAACAGGATCGACAGCAGCGAAATACCGTTCGGCGTGACGCCGGTGCGCGCCAGCCATGCGCTCATGCCGATCGCCCAGGACGACGACCGGCTCGCGATCGGCCGCCGTGAGGCGTCCTCTTCTTCCCCCATTTTCATTTCCCTCAACCCGATCCCCTTGCATATCCTGCCGATGTCGTCGCGCCAAGCCGTCGCGCTCTGTAAATTCGGCTCAAGGTCCCGCCCGCCATGCCGCGTTCTTTCGGCCGAATCCCGACACGATACGAGTTCGGAAAATCGGCTGAAGGGCACGGGCCCATGGATCGAACAGCCTGATTTTTAAGCCCATTCGACGCTTGACACTTTTTTGGGCGCTACCTATGATTTTTGAACCAAACGGTAAAAAAAGGGGAGCAGTCAATGACCAAAGACATCCTTATTTCACGCCGGGCAGTGATCGCGTCGGGCCTTGCGCTTGGCGTCAGCGGCTTTGTCCCGCTGGCAAGAGCTGCCGCACCGCTGAAGGTTGCGGGCATCCATGCGTCGCCGGTCGAAAATGCCTGGAACTCCTGTCTGCATAAGGCCCTGCAGGACGCAGCCAAGGACGGTGCCATCGAATATGTCTTCTCCGAAGGCGTCTCCGGCACCGATTATCCGCGCGCCATGCGCGAGTATGCCGAACAGGGCAACAAGCTGATCATTGGCGAAGCCTACGCGGTGGAGAAAGAGGCCAGACAGGTCGCAGCCGATTATCCCGATACCGCTTTCGTGCTGGGTTCGAGCGGCGAACAGGCCGGCGACAATTTCGGTGTCTTCGGCACCTGGAACCATGACGGCGCCTATCTTGCCGGCATGCTGGCCGGCAAAATGACCAAGTCGAATGTTGTCGGTTCCGTCGGCGCCATTCCGATCCCTGAGGTCAACATGCTGATCAATGCGTTTGCCGCCGGCGTCAAGGCCGTCAATCCGGACGCCAAGCACCTGGTCTCGTTCATCGGCACCTTCTTCGATCCGCCGAAGGCGCGGGAAGCTGGCCTTGCCCAGATCGACGCCGGCGCCGACATCCTGTTCGGCGAGCGTATCGGCACTGCCGATGCCGCCAAGGAGCGCGGTATCAAGTCGGTCGGCTCGCTAATCGACTATACGCCGCGCTACCCGGATACAGTATTCGCCAACGCCATGTGGTACTTCCGCCCGATCCTGAATGCGGCGATTGCCGATGTCGCTGCCGGAAAGCCGGTCGGCAGAAACTACACGTCTTACGGCCTGATGAAGGAAGGCGGCAGCGATATCGTCTTCGTCAAGGGTGTCGCGCCCGCTGAAGCCGAGGCTGCGATGGAAGCCAAGCGGGCGGAAATCAAGGCCGGCACCTTCGAAGTCCCGAAGATGATGGAAGAGCCGAAGTAATTCGGCTCATGCAGGGCGATGCAACAGACCTGGCGGCAGCCATCAGGCATGGCAGGCTGAGCGCCGCGGAGGCGATGCGGGCTTCTCTTGACGCCGCTCGGCGGCAAGAGAAGCTCGGCGCGATCGCCTGTCTCGATACAGCGATGGGCCTCGCTTCGGCGGAAGGCCGCGACCGGGAACGGCGGAGTGAGCCCGAACAGTTTGCCGCCAGGCCGTTTGCCGGCGCGCCGACCTTGGCGAAGGATCTTGGCGGGCCTTTCGCCGGCCTGCCGGTCGCGGCCGGGTCCTGCCTCTTCGAAAGAAAAGGCGGCGAAGCCGATTCCGACCTTGCTTCCCGGTTCCGCGACGCCGGCTTCTGTCTGTTCGGCTTGACGACGAGCCCGGAATTCGGCCTGTCGCTTTCCAGCGAACCGGCGATCGGACCAATCTGCCGCAATCCACTCGATCCGGCACGGACGCCAGGCGGCTCTTCCGGCGGCGCGGCAGCAGCGGTTGCCGCCGGCATCGTCGCCATTGCGCACGCCACCGATGCCGGCGGCTCGATCCGCGTGCCCGCCGCCTGCTGCGGCCTTGTCGGAATGAAGCCGACACGCGGCGCCATGCCGGGCGGACCATCCTTTGGAAATCATCTCGGCGGGATCGCCAGCGAACTCGCGGTTTGCCGCTCGGTGCGGGATACCGCGCGGATATTCGACAGGCTGAGCGGCAATTCACGAGGCCCCTTTCCGGATCCTTCTCCTGTCGATATCGGCAACGGCCGTTTGCGGATCGGCTTGCTGGCAGATACCGGATCGGCCTATCCGACCGAGGGCGATCGGCTGGCAGTCGTTGAGGATGCGGCTCGTGCCTTCGAGAACGACGGACACGAACTCGTTCCGCTGAGCTGGGCGGAGTTCGAAGGGAGCGTCACGTCAAGCGGCCGCGCCTTCGCCGATATCGTCTCCGTCAATCTCGCGGCGCTGATCAAGGCGCTGGCTCTCGATGAAAGCAGGGCCGAGCCTCTGACACGGGCTTTCGCGGCGCGCGGACGGGCGCTTCCCGCCACCAAGCTCTGGAATACGCTGAACGACGCCGTCCTGGTGAGCCATAACCTCTGGGCGCTGTTCGACAGGGTTGATTGCATCGTGATGCCGATGCTCTCGTCTGCGCCTCTTGCGATCGGCTCCTTTCCGTCCGATCATGGCGACACGGATCTGCATCTCGAGCGGATGACGGCATTCGCGCCGCTTGCCTGCCTCGGTAATATTTCGGGTTTTCCTGCTTTGACGCTGCCTTTCGGACAGGATGAGCATGGCATGCCGCTGCCGGTGCAGATCATGGCGCCGATGGGTCACGAGCCGCGGCTGCTGTCGCTTGCCGCACGCCTGGAGGCCGAGGGGCGATGGCAGCACCGTTTTCCAGTCGCAGGATTACCGTCATGACCGGAGCTGTGCTGGAGATTATCGGCGTCAGCAAGCGCTTCGGCGCCAATCTTGCCAATGACGATATTTCCATGACGCTTGCCCGGGGTGAGGTCGTCGCTCTGCTCGGCGAAAACGGCGCCGGCAAGACCACGCTGATGAGCATCCTTTTCGGCCACTACATGCCCGACGCCGGCCGGATTCTGATCGAGGGTCTGGAGGTACCGCAGGGCAAGCCGCGTGCGGCGATCCGCGCCGGCGTCGGCATGGTGCATCAGCACTTCTCACTCGCACCCAATCTGACCGTTCTCGAAAATGTCATGACCGGCACCGAAAGCCTGTGGGTCTGGCGCTCGGGAACAGCAGCGGCGCGAAAGAAGCTCCAGGCGATTTCCGAGCGCTTCGGCCTCAAGGTCGATCCGGATGCCCGTGTTGGCGACTTGTCGGTCGGCGAGCAACAACGCGTCGAGATCCTCAAGGCGCTCTATAATGATGCCCGCATCCTGATTCTCGACGAGCCGACGGCAGTGCTGACCAATATCGAGGCCGAACGGCTGTTTACTACCTTGAAGGAGATGGCCCGCCAGGGGCTGTCGCTGATCTTCATCTCCCACAAGCTGGACGAGGTGATGGCGGCAGCCGACCGCATCGTCGTGCTGCGCGGCGGCAAGATGGTCGCCGAACGCAAGGCGTCTGAAACCAGCAAGGCAGAACTCGCCGAACTGATGGTCGGCCGCCGCGTGACGCGGCCGGTGCGAGAGCCGTCGACGCCGGGTGCCGTTGCCCTCGAAGCGGCCGATGTGACGGTGCGCACCGGTGGCGTCGATCGGCTGAAATCAATCAGCTTCCGGCTGCACCAGGGCGAGATCCTCGGCATCATCGGCGTTTCCGGCAACGGCCAGACGGCCCTGGCGCATCTTCTCTCCGGCACGCTGGCGCGCAGCGGCGGCGACCTTCTGCTGTTCGGGCAAGCCGCCGGCAATCTCGGCGTCGCCGATGTCGTCGAAGCCGGCATCGGCCGCATTCCCGAGGACCGCAACGAGGAGGGCGTGATCGGCGAAATGGCGATCTGGGAAAACGCTCTGCTGGAGCGCATCGCCTCGCCGGCCTTTTCGCGCCACGGCTTCGTCAACCGCAAGGCGGGCATGGCCTTCGCGAGCGAAATTATCGACGGATTCGATGTTCGCGGCGGCGGCCCTGCCATCCGCACCCGGCTGCTCTCCGGCGGCAATATGCAAAAGCTCATTCTCGGCCGCAACCTGCACCGGCGGCCGCGTATCCTGATCGCCGCGCAGCCCGCGCGCGGTCTCGACGAAGGGGCCGTGGCGGCCGTGCACGCCCGCCTGCTCGAAGCCCGCCGGCAGGGTACCGCCGTGCTGCTGATTTCGGAAGACCTCGACGAGGTGATCGCGCTTGCCGATCGCATACAGGCGATCGTCGCCGGCCGCCTATCGCCGCCGGTCGAGGCCGACGGTGCCGATGCCCGCAGGCTGGGGCTGATGATGGCCGGCGAATGGCACGAGACCCCAGAGGCCGGCCATGCGATTTGAGCGCCGCGAGCACCGCCCGCTTTACCTGCTGATCGTCACGCCCGTCGTCGCGGTCATCGCCGCGCTGGCGCTCTCGGGTGTCCTGATCGCTATCGCCGGCGCGCCTGTTCTCGATGCCTATTGGCGCATCCTGACCGGTGCCTTCGGCTCGCGCCTGTCGGCCACCGAAACGCTGACGCGGGCAACGCCGCTGATGCTGACGGGGCTTGCCGCCGCCGTCGCTTTTCGGGCGCGGCTATGGAATATCGGCGCCGAGGGCCAATTTTATCTCGGCGCCATCGCCGTTGCGGCGGCGAGTTCGAAGCTGCTCGGCAATCTGCCGGCTCCGATTCTCATTCCGCTGCTGCTGCTGATCGGCGCCATTGCCGGCATGGTGCTCATTCTCATTCCCCTCTGGCTCAGGCTGCGCTTCTCGGTCGATGAGGTCGTCACCAGCCTGCTGCTGAA belongs to Rhizobium acidisoli and includes:
- a CDS encoding DnaJ C-terminal domain-containing protein yields the protein MSQDPYELLGVKRDATQKDIQSAFRKLAKKLHPDLNPGDKKAEERFKEISTAYEILSDEEKRGRFDRGEIDMTGADRAQRSYYRDYASASDSGNPYRNSSGFADFADADNSFANFFSRRAGGGRMRSHGQDRRFAMEVDFLEAVNGTRTEIKLPDGPQLDVQIPPGTRDGQTLRLRGKGEPGIGGGPPGDALIEIRVSPHRFFTRDGDDIRLELPISLGEAVLGGKVRVPTPSGPVNLTLPPHSNTGKVLRLKGKGAATRGGGHGDVYVALKIMLPDKPDERLAALMKEWATANPYDPRKNMEA
- a CDS encoding ABC transporter ATP-binding protein; this translates as MTGAVLEIIGVSKRFGANLANDDISMTLARGEVVALLGENGAGKTTLMSILFGHYMPDAGRILIEGLEVPQGKPRAAIRAGVGMVHQHFSLAPNLTVLENVMTGTESLWVWRSGTAAARKKLQAISERFGLKVDPDARVGDLSVGEQQRVEILKALYNDARILILDEPTAVLTNIEAERLFTTLKEMARQGLSLIFISHKLDEVMAAADRIVVLRGGKMVAERKASETSKAELAELMVGRRVTRPVREPSTPGAVALEAADVTVRTGGVDRLKSISFRLHQGEILGIIGVSGNGQTALAHLLSGTLARSGGDLLLFGQAAGNLGVADVVEAGIGRIPEDRNEEGVIGEMAIWENALLERIASPAFSRHGFVNRKAGMAFASEIIDGFDVRGGGPAIRTRLLSGGNMQKLILGRNLHRRPRILIAAQPARGLDEGAVAAVHARLLEARRQGTAVLLISEDLDEVIALADRIQAIVAGRLSPPVEADGADARRLGLMMAGEWHETPEAGHAI
- a CDS encoding phosphatidate cytidylyltransferase produces the protein MTSLFALVLAAILGLLAVASAIGFILQRRATEPGSVATVHNLNARIRSWWIMVAIFGGAILLGDTAVVILFAFLSFMALREFWTLTPSRRGDHLALFLSFFVVLPVHYVLLGTLWYGLFAIFIPVYAFLILPAVATLTGDVNEFLARSARVQWGLMLTVYSISHAPALLMLQTGTPSALLLVYLVIVVQLSDVFQYVWGKLLGKHRFSPNISPSKTLEGLIGGGASAILVGTLLYRLTPFSPLQAAAVSTVIVVAGFFGGFVLSAIKRDLNAKDWGYVIEGHGGVLDRLDSITFAAPLFFHIVRYWFTT
- a CDS encoding lysophospholipid acyltransferase family protein, with amino-acid sequence MIPVIRRLLVLFVRIMVGARSEWRGCSPDTRRRIYFANHNSHVDTVAVMAALPYQVRRLTHPVAARDYWGTSAFRRFIAEKGLRAVLIDRKPLPDSNPLEPLERLLEEGRSILIFPEGTRSATEEIAPFRSGIYRLACRFPDVDLIPIHLDNLQRILPKGSWLIVPITCTARFGKPLRVEPGEEKNAFLARARAAVIELADGGAAR
- a CDS encoding CDP-alcohol phosphatidyltransferase family protein, encoding MGEEEDASRRPIASRSSSWAIGMSAWLARTGVTPNGISLLSILFAGIGAALILLTTHPIAMIGAAISVQLRLVCNLLDGMVAIEGGKKTKSGPIYNEFPDRIADSLLLVAAGYACGFAWLGWLAALLAALTAYIRVFGGSVGLAQDFSGIMAKQRRMAVLTAGLVAQSVETLVFASHRSLILTSAIIAAGSLITCVTRTITLARSLERP
- a CDS encoding universal stress protein; the protein is MYRTIICGIGMGSRQTANRLLRRAAALVEDGGNIVVMHVIENIPHRHLTELPEEFETTAIAEAERKLAAFCKELGIPATIEVRVGVAASLLVAVAREMSADLILLSSHVSDITDYVFSSIVDKVVRHAGCSVLIDRRVDRRHSGSEAQAEDTALL
- a CDS encoding chaperone modulator CbpM, with amino-acid sequence MDDLEFRLCLKIDVVQLDLWIEQGWLIPEMSDEGRQFHDADVARARLILDLMGDMGVNEAGVDVVMDLVDQLHGLRGTMERLVAAISRQERDVQRRLLESLEDIDRF
- a CDS encoding BMP family protein, giving the protein MTKDILISRRAVIASGLALGVSGFVPLARAAAPLKVAGIHASPVENAWNSCLHKALQDAAKDGAIEYVFSEGVSGTDYPRAMREYAEQGNKLIIGEAYAVEKEARQVAADYPDTAFVLGSSGEQAGDNFGVFGTWNHDGAYLAGMLAGKMTKSNVVGSVGAIPIPEVNMLINAFAAGVKAVNPDAKHLVSFIGTFFDPPKAREAGLAQIDAGADILFGERIGTADAAKERGIKSVGSLIDYTPRYPDTVFANAMWYFRPILNAAIADVAAGKPVGRNYTSYGLMKEGGSDIVFVKGVAPAEAEAAMEAKRAEIKAGTFEVPKMMEEPK
- a CDS encoding amidase; translation: MQGDATDLAAAIRHGRLSAAEAMRASLDAARRQEKLGAIACLDTAMGLASAEGRDRERRSEPEQFAARPFAGAPTLAKDLGGPFAGLPVAAGSCLFERKGGEADSDLASRFRDAGFCLFGLTTSPEFGLSLSSEPAIGPICRNPLDPARTPGGSSGGAAAAVAAGIVAIAHATDAGGSIRVPAACCGLVGMKPTRGAMPGGPSFGNHLGGIASELAVCRSVRDTARIFDRLSGNSRGPFPDPSPVDIGNGRLRIGLLADTGSAYPTEGDRLAVVEDAARAFENDGHELVPLSWAEFEGSVTSSGRAFADIVSVNLAALIKALALDESRAEPLTRAFAARGRALPATKLWNTLNDAVLVSHNLWALFDRVDCIVMPMLSSAPLAIGSFPSDHGDTDLHLERMTAFAPLACLGNISGFPALTLPFGQDEHGMPLPVQIMAPMGHEPRLLSLAARLEAEGRWQHRFPVAGLPS